One genomic region from Papaver somniferum cultivar HN1 unplaced genomic scaffold, ASM357369v1 unplaced-scaffold_24, whole genome shotgun sequence encodes:
- the LOC113341031 gene encoding acyl-protein thioesterase 1 homolog 1-like: MSYNRATAGSGSRTTGRSFEYGRTHVVRPKGKHQATIVWLHGLGDNGSSWSQLLENLPLPNIKWICPTAPSRPVAIFGGFPCTAWFDVGELSEDGPDDIEGLDASAAHVANLLSTEPNDIKVGVGGFSMGAATALYSATCCAQGKYGNGNRYTIDLSVVIGLSGWLPCARSLRNNIEGSHEAARRAASLPLLLCHGKGDDVVQYTHGEKSATVLSSTGFRNLTFRTYNGLGHYTVPQEMDEVCSWLTLCLNLEGSRS; this comes from the exons ATGAGCTATAATAGAGCAACTGCTGGTTCTG GAAGTAGAACTACTGGGAGGTCATTCGAGTATGGTAGAACCCATGTAGTCAGGCCTAAAGGAAAGCACCAGGCAACTATAGTTTGGCTACACGGTCTAGGCGATAATGGTTCGAG CTGGTCTCAGCTTTTGGAAAACCTTCCTCTCCCAAAC ATAAAATGGATTTGCCCAACAGCTCCTAGCCGACCAGTCGCAATTTTTGGTGGATTTCCTTGTACTGCAT GGTTTGATGTTGGAGAACTTTCGGAAGATGGCCCTGATGATATTGAGGGGTTAGATGCTTCAGCTGCTCATGTTGCAAATTTGTTGTCAACAGAACCCAATGACA TCAAAGTTGGTGTAGGAGGCTTCAGCATGGGTGCTGCAACCGCTCTCTATTCTGCCACTTGTTGTGCTCAAGGAAAATATGGAAATGGAAACCGGTATACAATTGACTTAAGTGTAGTCATAGGTCTAAGTGGCTGGCTTCCATGCGCAAG GAGTTTGAGGAACAATATAGAAGGCTCACATGAGGCTGCAAGGCGAGCTGCATCACTGCCACTTCTGCTCTGCCATGGTAAAG GTGATGATGTAGTGCAGTATACACATGGAGAGAAATCTGCAACTGTTCTAAGTTCAACTGGATTCCGGAATCTTACTTTCAGAACCTATAATGG GCTTGGACACTATACAGTTCCACAAGAAATGGATGAGGTCTGCAGCTGGCTTACATTATGCTTGAATCTTGAAGGATCGCGATCGTGA
- the LOC113341032 gene encoding uncharacterized protein LOC113341032, with product MASPAAASGLAVPFWRSAGMTYITYSNICARLVRNCLKEPHRSEGKPNKPNGVKENQINEHCVRMELKLERRCGNLHQVFFQHKTPFSLIFKFRLLSDLVLEIFAWSVMIPWCFSHCDCILKFQLLK from the exons ATGGCGTCTCCAGCAGCAGCATCAGGATTAGCAGTACCATTCTGGAGATCAGCAGGGATGACCTACATAACATATTCAAACATCTGTGCTCGCCTTGTTCGTAATTGTCTTAAAGAACCTCACAGATCTGAaggaaaaccaaataaaccaaatgGGGTGAAGGAAAACCAAATAAACGAA CATTGCGTTCGGATGGAGCTGAAGCTTGAAAGAAGATGTGGCAATTTGCATCAAGTTTTCTTCCAGCACAAAACCcctttttctcttatttttaagTTCCGTCTCTTATCAGACCTGGTACTTGAAATTTTTGCTTGGAGTGTAATGATACCTTGGTGCTTCTCACACTGTGATTGCATTCTGAAATTTCAGTTGTTAAAATAA
- the LOC113341030 gene encoding protein tesmin/TSO1-like CXC 4, producing MDSPERTQITSPSPVQDSPLFNFLSTLSPIKPVKSRNAAQGFTEYNFPSPVFTSPRINPQRETGFSKGSQCVLLSKMKPSVEEEAEGSFASEQSITKSIGDGRTSCSSKECNKDSEQTIPRSSSGSVEEYLADTVVVGKADVANSTTSTELLVNQAHDVSHGCISSKENLANLANDPVAKDTEAEAVASHTLLETAEEDLLVTEPVSGEQPAIVANQMEPTSVEADADRPACSISLYHHGLQDAEVSQQSALECTRQLPCESLQMTQAHDDRDEIQGVTYDGSVESSILYDCEEGNQQQRGTLRRCLQFETAQAQGNTFCNSSWNAPNDLNSRSPASSTDLEIGAPLQRKSRSASCSSQPVNTSRRITSKKFTITTVTTIETHEVGRSTRNSVISSAKVPMPSIGLHLNSIVNTSASSKFIAKSCSSSHSRKTLCITEQDLHDNSANPSLSITTGKFSDTLDNNQQGSLATARESAATFPSSRDMNLMNEVLNFEEENVDHATPCDSWNTASENSLRFEEFSEPPSKKRRKKTPQSIDSSEGCRGCNCKKSKCLKLYCECFAAGMYCSDFCSCVGCFNKPEYEATVLATRHQIESRNPDAFAPKVLGTYKEIGNQVTPSSVRHKRGCNCKKSKCLKKYCECYQAGVGCSDGCRCEGCQNAFGVRGGYDESREMLYRKIEDEKWDDSSGDKLEMANRSDLLQLELELPNPDNLSPLTPMFQSSNHGKDTAKSRLQASRYDPSPESESQLKTDQGTSDVITRDLESECSIAGRANPVLQRHDELTDLCDLTPLPNILSSRAKASSSSSNSAGSAKASESHLHPGSVSLSSAASHGWRGSPVTPLPRLGVNKYPQEPDSDKSTLCQIQEGDTPEILKDTRTPIKAVKASSPSQKRVSPPQNHSPEPRLTCSPSLIRSPSLTGSPSLTCSPSLKSGRKFVLRSISAFPPLTPYSDPKGSRTDK from the exons ATGGATTCTCCTGAACGAACTCAGATCACTTCTCCTTCTCCTGTTCAA gaCTCGCCTCTTTTTAATTTTCTGAGTACATTATCTCCAATAAAGCCGGTGAAGTCGCGAAATGCTGCTCAAGGGTTTACAGAATATAATTTTCCATCTCCGGTGTTTACGTCACCGCGTATTAATCCACAAAGAGAAACTGGTTTCTCAAAAGG GTCACAATGTGTTCTTTTATCCAAAATGAAGCCGTCAGTCGAGGAGGAGGCAGAGGGCTCATTTGCTTCTGAACAATCTATTACTAAATCAATTGGTGATGGACGAACTTCTTGCTCATCCAAAGAATGTAATAAGGACTCTGAGCAAACTATTCCCCGTAGTTCTTCAGGCTCTGTTGAGGAATACCTGGCTGACACTGTAGTGGTGGGCAAAGCTGATGTTGCGAACTCTACTACCTCTACTGAGTTACTTGTGAATCAAGCCCATGATGTCTCTCATGGTTGCATCAGCTCTAAAGAGAATTTGGCGAACCTTGCTAATGATCCTGTAGCAAAAGATACAGAGGCTGAAGCGGTTGCATCACATACATTGTTAGAAACAGCTGAAGAAGACTTGCTAG TTACCGAACCTGTCTCTGGAGAGCAACCTGCTATAGTAGCAAACCAAATGGAGCCAACTTCTGTGGAAGCGGATGCGGATAGACCTGCTTGTTCCATAAGTCTTTATCACCATGGCTTGCAGGATGCCGAAGTTAGTCAACAAAGTGCTTTGGAATGTACTCGTCAGTTGCCTTGCGAGTCTTTACAAATGACCCAGGCACACGATGACCGTGATGAAATTCAAGGAGTAACATATGATGGGTCTGTTGAGAGCAGTATCCTCTATGATTGCGAG GAGGGCAATCAACAACAACGTGGCACTCTTAGGCGATGCCTTCAGTTTGAGACTGCACAAGCTCAGGGTAATACTTTTTGCAACAGCTCTTGGAATGCACCTAATGATCTCAATTCAAGGTCGCCAGCAAGTTCTACAGACTTGGAGATCGGGGCTCCATTGCAACGAAAATCTAGATCAGCTTCTTGCAGTAGCCAACCAGTCAACACTTCTCGACGCATTACTTCGAAGAAGTTTACTATCACAACAGTTACAACAATAGAAACCCATGAGGTCGGTAGATCCACTCGAAACAGTGTAATTTCTTCAGCAAAAGTCCCCATGCCATCTATCGGATTGCACTTAAATAGCATAGTCAATACTTCTGCCAGCTCAAAATTTATTGCGAAAAGTTGTTCATCTTCACATAGTCGAAAGACATTATGTATAACTGAACAAGACTTGCATGATAACTCAGCGAATCCATCACTTTCGATAACTACTGGTAAATTTTCGGATACCTTAGATAATAATCAGCAAGGTAGTCTTGCTACAGCCAGAGAAAGTGCTGCCACTTTCCCATCCTCTCGTGATATGAACCTTATGAATGAAGTTCTTAACTTTGAAGAAGAGAATGTGGATCATGCGACTCCATGTGACAGTTGGAATACTGCTTCAGAAAACTCTCTCAGGTTTGAGGAGTTTAGTGAACCACCCTCCAAAAAGAGAAG GAAGAAGACACCACAAAGCATTGACAGTAGTGAGGGTTGTAGGGGTTGCAACTGCAAGAAGTCTAAATGTTTGAAACT TTATTGCGAGTGTTTTGCTGCGGGAATGTATTGTTCGGATTTTTGTTCATGCGTAGGGTGCTTCAACAAGCCTGAATATGAAGCAACTGTTCTTGCAACCAGGCATCAAATTGAATCTCGCAACCCAGATGCGTTTGCACCTAAAGTTTTAGGGACATATAAG GAAATCGGCAACCAGGTGACACCATCCTCAGTCAGGCATAAAAGAGGATGCAACTGTAAGAAGTCCAAGTGTCTGAAAAAATATTGCGAATGCTATCAG GCTGGCGTTGGATGTTCTGATGGATGCCGATGTGAGGGATGTCAAAATGCATTTGGGGTGAGAGGAG GTTACGATGAATCTAGGGAAATGTTATACAGAAAGATTGAAGATGAAAAGTGGGATGATTCATCAGGTGATAAACTGGAAATGGCGAACAGAAGCGATTTGTTGCAGCTAGAGCTAGAGCTACCGAATCCAGATAACCTCTCACCTCTGACCCCAATGTTTCAGTCCTCGAA CCATGGAAAGGATACGGCCAAATCTAGATTACAAGCAAGCAGATACGATCCGTCACCTGAATCTGAGAGTCAATTGAAAACAGATCAAGGGACATCAGACGTGATTACTCGTGATTTGGAATCAGAATGCAGTATAGCTGGGAGAGCGAATCCAGTTCTGCAAAGACATGATGAACTTACAGATTTGTGTGATCTCACTCCGTTGCCAAACATACTGTCTTCTAGGGCTAAAGCGTCATCATCTTCATCCAACAGTGCAGGCAGTGCAAAGGCTTCAGAGAGTCATTTACATCCTGGAAGTGTTTCCTTGTCGTCAGCTGCTTCCCATGGTTGGCGTGGTTCACCTGTTACTCCATTACCGCGGTTGGGTGTGAACAAGTACCCCCAAGAGCCTGACTCTGACAAAAGTACGCTATGTCAGATCCAGGAGGGTGACACTCCTGAAATACTGAAGGACACTCGAACACCCATCAAAGCTGTCAAAGCAAGTTCCCCAAGTCAAAAACGTGTTTCTCCTCCACAGAACCACTCACCAGAGCCAAGATTAACCTGTTCACCAAGCTTAATCCGTTCACCAAGCTTAACTGGTTCACCAAGCTTAACCTGTTCACCAAGCTTGAAAAGTGGCCGCAAGTTTGTGTTGCGTTCTATCTCTGCATTCCCTCCTCTCACTCCATATAGTGATCCTAAAGGGAGTCGTACTGATAAATAG